CGTGTAGACCTGCCCGTACGCGAGCGGGCGGGCCTGAGGGAAACGTGAATCGTACTGCCGCTTCAGGTCGTAGCCGTGGCAGGGACCGGCAGCGAGCAGCCCCAGGAGGACGTGTCGGGTGCTCATGTGCTGACTATATCCTCAGTACATGTACTGAGTGAATAGCGAGGATGGAGTCAGCCGCCGCGGCCGGTGCCGCGGCGGCTGACGGGAAGCCGGGAGGGAGCCTTACGCCGAGGTCAGCCCTGGAGCCACTTCTTCCAGGTCTCCGGGTGTTCCTCGACCCAGCGGCCGGCCGCCTCGTCGGGTGACAGCCGTTCGGAGGCGATGAGTTCGGACACCTCGTTCTGGTCCTCCTCGGACCAGTTGAACTTCTTCAGGAAGGCCGCCGCGTCCCCGCCACGCTCGGAGAAGTCCGCGTTGAGGTACTTCTGGAGCGGGGTCGTCGGGTAGGCGCAGTCGATGTCGGCCGGGTCCTTGGCCGCGCAGGCGTCGGAGTACTCCGGGAGCTTCACCTCGACCATCGGCACCTCGTTGAACAGCCACTGCGGCTGGTACCAGTAGCTGAGGAAGGGCTTCTTCTCCTTGGCGAACTGCTGCATCTGGGTGATCTGGGCGGCCTCGGAGCCGGCGAAGACGACCTTGTAGTCCAGGCCGAGGTTCTTCACCAGTGCCTTGTCGTTGGTGACGTAGGACGGCGAACCGTCCATCAGCTGGCCCTTGTCACCGCTCTCCGCGGTGCGCAGTTCACCGGCGTACTTGTCGAGGTTCTTCCAGTCCGTGACGTCCGGGTGCTCGTCCGCCCAGTACTTGGGGACGTACCAGCCGATGTGGCCGGTGACTCCGAGGTCGCCGCCGGGGACGATGGTCTTCTTGTCCTTGACGTACAGCTGCTCCTGGTCGGGGTGGCCCCAGTCCTCCAGGATCGCGTCCACCCGGCCCTGGCTGAGGGCGTCCCAGGCGGGGACCTCGTCGGTCTGCACGAGGTCGACGCGGTAGCCCAGCTCGTCCTGGAGGATCTTCTGGGCGACGGCCACGTTGGCCTGGGCGCCGACCCAGGACTGGACGGACAGCGTCACGGTCTTGATGTCCGCGGGGGCCGCGAACGGTGAGGCCTGCTTGGTCATGTCCGCCGCGCCGCAGCCGGTGACGGCCAGCAGGGCGGCGGCGGAGGCGATGACCGCCGGCGTACGGAGGCGGGCGCGGGTCCGGGTGCGAGCCATGTCAGCTCTCCTTCCGCTGGCGGCGGGCGGTGGGCTGGGTGACACGGTCCAGCATCAGTCCCAGGCAGACGATGGCGGCGCCCGCGACGAGACCGGTGGCCAGGTCGCCCTGCGCGAGGCCGAACACGACCTCGTAGCCGAGCGCGCCGGACCCGACGAGTCCACCGATGATGACGACCGCGAGGACCAGGACGACGCCCTGGTTCACGGCGAGCAGCAGCGCGGGCCTGGCCAGCGGGATCTGGACCTGGCGCAGTCGCTGGCCGCTGGTGGCGCCGAGCGAGCGGGCACACTCCATCGCGGCGGGGTCGACGCCCCGCAGGCCCTGGGTGGTGATGCGGACGACGGCGGGCAGCGCGTAGACGACCGCTGCCGCGGCGGCGGGGGCGCGGCCCACGCCGAAGAGGGCGACGACCGGGATGAGGTAGACGAACTGCGGCATCGTCTGGAAGACGTCCAGGACGGGGCGCAGCAGCCGTTCGAGGCGCCGGCTGCGGGCGGCACCGACGGCGATGGCGAAGCCGAGGACGAGGGTGACGGCGACGGCGGCGATGACCTGGCTGAGCGTGTCCATCGACAGGTCCCACACGCCGAGCACCCCGATGGCTGCCATGGCGAGGACTGCGGTCAGCGCGGTGCGCCAGGTGCCGATGGTCCAGGCGAGGGCGGCGACGATCAGCAGCACGGCCCACCACGGCAGTCCCTGCAGTCCGTCGCGGAGCGGGTTGAGGACCCAGCTGGTGAAGTGGGCGGCCCAGTCGGCGGTTCCGCCGATGACGGGGATGCCGGTGTAGAGGTGGTCGACCATCCAGTCCTTGGCCGTGTTGACGGGTTCCGCGATGGGGACGACACCGTCCTCGGGCCAGATCCGGCCGCCGGTGAAGCGGCCCACGACGGCGACGGCCGCGGCGATCAGCGCGGCGAGCCCCCAGCCGCGCGCTCCGCGCAGGGCGGCGGAGCCGGTGGGTTCCGTACCGATCCGCCGTCCGGCGGCCTCGGTCGTACGGTCCAGGACGACGGCCAGCAGCACGATCGGGATGCCCGCGGCGAGCGCGGCGCCGACGTCGACGGAGGAGAGCGCCTGGTAGACGCGGTCGCCCAGGCCCCCGGCGCCGATGACGGACGCGATGACCGCCATCGACAGCGCCATCATGATGGTCTGGTTGAGGCCGAGGAGCAGTTCCTTGCGGGCCAGCGGGAGCCGCGCGCTGAGCAGGCGCTGGCGTCCGGTCGCGCCGAGCGAGGCGACGGCCTCCATGACACCGGGGTCGGCTCCGCGCAGTCCGAGCGCGGTGAGCCGCGCCATCGGAGGCGCCGCGTAGACGACGGTCGCGAGGACCGCGCCGGGCACGCCGATACCGAACACCAGCACGACGGGCAGCAGATAGGCGAAGGCGGGCAGCACCTGCATGGTGTCCAGGACGGGGCGCAGGACGCGGAACGTTCGGTCCGAGAGGCCCGCGGCGAGTCCGAGGAACAGGCCCAGCACCACGGAGGCGAACACCGCGACGACCATCAGGGCCAGGGTCTGCATGGTCGGCACCCACATGCCGAGCAGCCCGCAGAGGAGGAAGGAGAGGCCGGCGGTCAGTGCCAGGCGCCATCCGGCGGTCCGCCAGGCGACGAGCGCGGCGACGGCGGTGACTCCGGCCCAGCCCAGGGCGAGCAGCGCGAGGTAGACCCCGCGTACCGACAGGACGACGGCGTTGCTGATGTGGCCGAAGAAGTAGAGGAACAGCGGGTGGCTGTCGCGGTTGCCGATGATCCAGTCGTTGACCTCGCCGAGCGGACCGCTCAGGTCGACGGTCAGCGCGCCGGGCCAGACCCCGCCGCCCCAGCGGGCGTGTGCGAGGGGTACGGCGACGGCGGCGATCACCAGGAGCGACAGGACCTTGGCGAGGGCGGGCCGGTCACGCAGGACGGCCAGGGGGCCGCTCCCCGGGGGTCCTGAGGCGGTGCGGGTGGTGGCTTGGGCGGTGGCCATCAGACGGTCACCTCACGGGCTGCGGCGCCCTCGTCCGAACCGGCGACGACGTCGAGCAGGCACGCGTGGTCGACGACTCCGACCAGCCTGCCGTTGTCCATCACCCGGGCGACGGGCCCGCCGGAGCGGGAGACGGCCTCGATGGCCTCGGAGACGGTGGCGCCGGGGCGGACGGCCGGCCCGCTGTCGCTCTCGCCCGCGGTCGGCGGCCGCATGGCGGTGGCGACGGTGAGGACCTGCTCGCGGGGGACGTCCCGGACGAACTCGCGTACGTAGTCGTCGGCGGGCGAGCCGACGATCTCCTCGGGGGTGCCCAGCTGGACGATGCCGCCGTCGCGCATCAGCGCGATGCGGGTGCCCAGGCGGAGCGCCTCGCTGAGGTCGTGGGTGATGAAGACCATGGTGCGGCCCTCCTCACGGTGCAGCCGGACCACCTCGTCCTGCATCTCACGCCGGATCAGCGGGTCGAGCGCG
The DNA window shown above is from Streptomyces sp. Alt3 and carries:
- a CDS encoding ABC transporter substrate-binding protein, with translation MARTRTRARLRTPAVIASAAALLAVTGCGAADMTKQASPFAAPADIKTVTLSVQSWVGAQANVAVAQKILQDELGYRVDLVQTDEVPAWDALSQGRVDAILEDWGHPDQEQLYVKDKKTIVPGGDLGVTGHIGWYVPKYWADEHPDVTDWKNLDKYAGELRTAESGDKGQLMDGSPSYVTNDKALVKNLGLDYKVVFAGSEAAQITQMQQFAKEKKPFLSYWYQPQWLFNEVPMVEVKLPEYSDACAAKDPADIDCAYPTTPLQKYLNADFSERGGDAAAFLKKFNWSEEDQNEVSELIASERLSPDEAAGRWVEEHPETWKKWLQG
- a CDS encoding ABC transporter permease; its protein translation is MATAQATTRTASGPPGSGPLAVLRDRPALAKVLSLLVIAAVAVPLAHARWGGGVWPGALTVDLSGPLGEVNDWIIGNRDSHPLFLYFFGHISNAVVLSVRGVYLALLALGWAGVTAVAALVAWRTAGWRLALTAGLSFLLCGLLGMWVPTMQTLALMVVAVFASVVLGLFLGLAAGLSDRTFRVLRPVLDTMQVLPAFAYLLPVVLVFGIGVPGAVLATVVYAAPPMARLTALGLRGADPGVMEAVASLGATGRQRLLSARLPLARKELLLGLNQTIMMALSMAVIASVIGAGGLGDRVYQALSSVDVGAALAAGIPIVLLAVVLDRTTEAAGRRIGTEPTGSAALRGARGWGLAALIAAAVAVVGRFTGGRIWPEDGVVPIAEPVNTAKDWMVDHLYTGIPVIGGTADWAAHFTSWVLNPLRDGLQGLPWWAVLLIVAALAWTIGTWRTALTAVLAMAAIGVLGVWDLSMDTLSQVIAAVAVTLVLGFAIAVGAARSRRLERLLRPVLDVFQTMPQFVYLIPVVALFGVGRAPAAAAAVVYALPAVVRITTQGLRGVDPAAMECARSLGATSGQRLRQVQIPLARPALLLAVNQGVVLVLAVVIIGGLVGSGALGYEVVFGLAQGDLATGLVAGAAIVCLGLMLDRVTQPTARRQRKES